Proteins from one Nicotiana tabacum cultivar K326 chromosome 23, ASM71507v2, whole genome shotgun sequence genomic window:
- the LOC107780670 gene encoding protein STAY-GREEN homolog, chloroplastic-like has protein sequence MRILTASLLVPSKINPEKQSSIYFYRTRRRSKKNYQVARLLEPAIFEASKLTVLFSGVDEENHPGKLPRTYTFTHCDLTSKLTLTISQTINNSQLQGWHNRLHRDEVVAEWKKVKGKMSLHVHCHISGSHFLLDLCARLRYYIFCKELPVVLKAFIHGDGNLLQNYPELQNAPVWIYFNSNIQEFNKIECLGPLKEAASSNEVHGPHKEKTLPEPCQESCTCCFPSRSLIHGPTSISDVNF, from the exons ATGAGAATTTTGACTGCTTCTCTGTTGGTTCCATCTAAGATAAATCCTGAAAAGCAGAGCTCTATTTATTTTTACAGAACAAGAAGAAGATCCAAGAAGA ATTATCAGGTGGCAAGGTTACTTGAACCAGCTATATTTGAAGCGTCAAAGTTAACGGTTCTTTTCTCAGGAGTTGATGAGGAAAATCATCCAGGAAAACTTCCAAGAACATATACATTTACTCATTGTGATCTTACTTCTAAACTTACTTTGACCATCTCCCAAACCATCAATAACTCTCAG TTGCAAGGGTGGCACAATAGACTGCACAGAGATGAAGTGGTTGCAGAATGGAAAAAGGTTAAAGGGAAGATGTCACTTCATGTCCATTGCCATATTAGTGGAAGTCATTTCTTGTTAGACTTGTGTGCTAGGCTCAGATATTATATCTTCTGCAAAGAACTTCCTGTG GTTCTAAAAGCTTTTATTCATGGAGATGGGAATCTGCTACAAAATTACCCAGAGTTGCAAAATGCTCCAGTTTGGATTTATTTCAATTCAAACATTCAAGAATTCAACAAAATAGAGTGCTTGGGTCCACTCAAAGAAGCTGCTTCTTCTAATGAGGTACATGGGCCCCACAAAGAAAAGACTTTACCAGAGCCTTGTCAAGAGTCTTGCACATGTTGCTTCCCCTCAAGGAGCTTGATCCATGGGCCTACTTCAATTTCTGATGTCAATTTCTGA